A single Triticum dicoccoides isolate Atlit2015 ecotype Zavitan chromosome 2A, WEW_v2.0, whole genome shotgun sequence DNA region contains:
- the LOC119353652 gene encoding chaperone protein DnaJ-like, which translates to MRSSEAMELLGFAPYSRPSPSEVKAAYRRMVMESHPDRVPMDQKPQAESKFKQVVEAYSCLKDGRRFGNRMEVHVMRSGVPTGYRRSNKILVKAPFLLIICAAVSFGSYSASRAYQRQKDVCSSQNPFLP; encoded by the exons ATGAGGAGCAGCGAGGCCatggagctcctgggcttcgctccCTACTCCCGCCCGTCCCCTTCCGAG GTTAAGGCTGCGTATAGAAGAATGGTCATGGAGTCCCATCCCGATCGCGTCCCGATGGATCAGAAGCCTCAAGCCGAGTCAAAATTCAAGCAG GTAGTAGAAGCATATTCTTGTTTGAAGGATG GTCGAAGATTTGGGAACAGAATGGAAG TACATGTAATGAGGTCTGGTGTTCCAACGGGATACAGAAGATCAAACAAGATATTGGTTAAAGCCCCCTTTCTGCTCATAATTTGTGCCGCAGTTTCCTTTGGTTCCTACAGCGCTTCGAG GGCATACCAGCGGCAAAAGGATGTGTGTTCCTCTCAGAACCCTTTTCTTCCATAA